tttgaaaattttttggtttgatttgtgAATGATTTTTATGACACTCGGGATATGTACCCAATGACCGGATCTTCCGTTGATTTCTGGTGGAACCCAAGACCAAACCGTTGTAACGTAACAAAGCTGCAACACCATGGGGATACCAACCTGCTCAAAGtcaactgctctgataccaacctGTAGCGCCCCGGCTTTCTAAACAAGATGTAAATGTAATTATCTAGAATTACACGTAAAACTACtacataaaataacaatatatatatatacagagtTTTCCTCAAAAGTATAATTGTACCAGAGCATCTAAAATcttcacatattatatatatatatcagcaaCTAAAAACTTAGTTTTACCCAAAACTACCTTAGACAGCAAGCTACATTCTTTACAAAGTTATTAACAATACACTGTAGAGCAGAAGTTGCCATAAGTGGCATACTAAAATACACACATCTAAAACTACCAATATTTCCACTATTAACATTAATTACACTAATTCTTCCACAAGAAACTGAGGCTTCTAGTCAGCCTCTCTCATCATAAATCAAACAATCGTACATGcccgcttcttcttcttcctcctcttcaacTGCATCTATAAAAATTTATAGGTGGAAGAGAGATGTCTACAACTCAGCAAGTTCAAGCAAATTGACCATTTCTAATCTGAGCCCtcatttgtttataaaatatctcttCACTAGTGCTTACTAGACAGCCACTTATGTAGGGTTTTCACAAagttgttttcaataaaagtatGGCTAAATAGTAAACCAGGTGATAGACAGTTTgatacataataataaaacataaaaatctttctttgcattttcttactacataattaactccacattttataatatgaagCAGTAAAACAGTTCATAGCATAATAAGTAAAACATCAGTTAAAATTAACATACTTTAACACATAACATTGCATAACATCTCAATAAGTGAATTTATCCTCCCATTTATCCTCAAGAGTTTGCTAAGTGCTACCCCGCCTAACTGCAaggttgctaataatttatccCTCTCATAGATTTGAGGTGTCAAGTGATACCCCACTTAACCGCAAGGTGCTAATAATTTATCCCTCTCATAGCTTCGAGGTGTTAGGTGCATAATCCCCACCTAACCGCTGGGCCTTGGCATGCATTCATACATAATTTTCATAGAATATtatcattttcacaaatcaCACTTTCCTTCCAAAACTCAATCCTATTcttttgaaaacacattttcatttaatACATAtgtaaaacatataaaaatatattcatacgtgtaattaaaataacaGGGCTCAAGAAAACATACATAacatgcttttgtaaaataatgcagGGTCAGTAAGTTTAACTTACTGTTTAGGCTTAATATTCTCTTAGAATGACTTTTTGCGCTTTCGTAAATTTTTGGCATTAACATTGTTCCTTCATATTAGcttatattctttatttctcattCTTAAGCCTTATTCTAAATCCTAAAAATTTGGGCAGTATAATGCTATTTTTACAATGTCATAAATTcaatttgggcatcataacgacatttctaaatattttaatattatttgggcatcataacgacaTATCTAAAATGTCTTAAAATTAATCGGGCATCACAACGAcgcatttgtaattttaaaagaatgattgaatataatatcattTCCTGAGATATTCAATCACACTTTAATTTCCCCAACAATTTAAGCATTATATcaacataattttaaattctaataactaAAATGGacataaactaaaaataaaagaatttatacCTAGCAATTTTACTGCTCTAAAATTTTCTCACtattctaaatatttctctattttattttattttattttttcatttttcactgcTGTCTGCTCGTAAGAAAGAGCGAGAGAAGTGAGTgtgaatttatttttacatgCAGGGCCGGGTATTTATGGGTAGAGTTTTGGGGATCCAGCTGGTATTTTTTATAAAGATTTAATCGGTGCTGCTACAGGATTGTAGGCGCCGAAACTGTTTTCGTTTTCACACACTGCGTTTTATCCTACTTTTAAAAACACTAgaaattgttttctttgtttgactTGTCAACATTCTCATTTCCTCTCTTTGAAAAGTCCTCCAAacaaagtctttttttttttttttttttgaaataaactcCCCAATTCGTCATattctttcctttctcttctgctattttattttatttttattaattttttttttaaaaaaaaggctaCTTACTTTCGATCTATCTTAAAATTctgttattgttttatttttaaattaattttacatACAAAATTTccactattttaattaatatattttaaatcaaaacatttaaatcttaaatgttaaactatccttaattaatatattttaaatcaaagCATTTAAATCTTAAATGTTAAACTATCCATAATGTGTATCAACGCCTAGTTCAAAGTGTCCACTTTTAGTTCAAactgataaaataaaattacacatcaaatatattttcaaaatatatttaattctaCTTAAAACTATTATTCATAATAAAGTATTATTAGTTCATTTAATGAACTCCTTGGCTGTTACAGAAGGTCTCTGTAATGAAGAACCTACGAGAAGGAAATAGAAGAATACCAAGAGACTACACGTATATTGAACCAAGGAGAGAATCCATGAATTCTATTCAGTTTAATTCACATTTCCAAACatgtttcttcaattttttttttattttttttttataacttttttttcatCGTATTCACAatcttaaaaacaataaaaaagaaaacgaaaaattgCATATCCAAACGAGCTAAATTAATGCCTCCCatatattatctttttataGGATTTGATGCTACTGTTAATGAAGGGATACAACCTTGTGCCAAGTTGTTTCCCTTCTGAAGAGTTGCATCTCCTCAAACTTGATAACCTTTACGGAAGTTTTCACCATTCATAAAGATTAAAGAGTGCAAAATATCCATCATTGTTATAGTGTGATCATCCCCATATTCTTATTTAAGAAGTCAAAATACATTGTCTTCTAATATTACACTTGCTAACCAAATTACACTATTCTCTAATATTGAGTTGCATCTCCTCAACATTCTTTGCTAATATTATTACTCTTTCATCAATGCACTCTTCTACAGACTCTCCCCATGTAAAGGTGTAGCAGAGGGATTTACCATGACCGTTGCTGTTTGCTTGGGACGCACCGACAAGAAAGCTCTTAAAACTGGCCTAATCTTCTCACTGCTCTTAACGATAACCAGAAACAAAATTCGATACAAAACTACCATTCCCAACAAGATAACAAGATCCACCCACTTAGAGTAACCCCTTTCCATTTCCCATGTATCCCTCAAAATTTCTTCACCGGTAACTGTGCGTGGCCCTCCGGCGGGATTGCCCAGAAAAGTTAGCCCTTCAAACTCGTTCTTGAACATCCCTTGGTAGGCATACTTGTGGAAAGCAATGTAGTAGAATGGATATCTCCAAACTGGCTTGGGCATGTCGTTTGGCAATCGGAAGAATCCGCCGACTAAAACCATGAGCCCTTGAATTCCGGCACCCGTTATTATACCCATTAGAAAATTAGGCACGAGGCTTGCAACAATCATCATCAGGCTCTCCACCAGCATCATGCAAACAAATAGCACGGCCGCAAAGTATATGAAGTGTTCAGCTCCTTTCTGAAGTCCAGGAAGGTAATAAGCAATTGCTCCGGGAATCAATGAAATCAATAACAAGTATGGAACAGCAGAAAATGTGTTGCCGATTACATATGTACTTGTCCCATAATGCCCATTTAATCTTTCTCGTTCAAATACCTGGATATTTGAGAGAATAGAAAACATTGGTAACAATTGACAATGATATATGCtcagaaaaatacaaaatacaatgaTATGATTAAATCAAATGCTCATAAGTGTGCATATATTGAGAATAACATACTTCCTAACAGTGTAAGGGTTTTGCAATCATAACCTCGTATATCAAAATTTACAATGTCGGTTTTCCATAATTCAAACTACTTTAATTTTACTTCTATCACATTAGAGTTTTGCCATTAGGAAAATGGTCGTTACACTTCTCCTGCACAACTTGTGCACTTACACCAGACACAAGGAAGTAGGACCCACATTCTGGTGTGAGTGCACAAGTTGTGCAGCATGAGTGTAACAATAACTCCTCTTTGCATTAAGTCAAACGGCTAACAAGTGAAATGCCTTTtgtactatttattttattttatttttattatttttattattattatttgtaatagCCTTTTATACTCTTATGtaacttataaaaatacaaatttgccaaaaataaataaataacgacCTGGCCGTGGgtcatcaaatatatatatatatatatataaaaaaaaaaatattaaaaatatttaaaaagggGTATGTTTAGGGTATTCTGGCATCATcagttagaatttaacaaaaaattaacagatgagtgaaattaaaagGAGTTGAAACTTGAGAACCGCCTGACATTATAAATTTTAGTAATTATagaatataattgcaaaacTCTTGACAGTTCGAGAGTAAAATTTCCCAtaaatttttggataaaatctATGTGCTTAAAATTGATTAATAGCTCAACGATGAATAAAACACAACAGACCTTTATGTCCTCCACGAAAGAAGGGAATCCACCAATGGTCATGAAAGTTAGGAATGTAGCTACAAACATGAGCAGTGAACCTCTTGCCTGAAAAAATCAAAACGTATAACGATTAATTTAGCTTTTTTAGTGATCCTAATCTGTATATACAGAATCCGGCCTCTATGCCACATCTGTACAAATAGGgtcacaattttttatatgacctGTAATCATGATACAAATTACAAAGTCAATATAGAATTAAAAGGTTAGGGTTGAGGAGTtaaacccatttaattaaataagttgtGTTAGATTATGATTGatccatataattttatatccaTGTTTCGATACGATGTAAACTCAACATGTAACATAAGGGTTAACAATTATTGATACTATCCGTTAACCCAACACAAACCCAATACGAAATTAGTGGGTTAGGGTTGACGggtctaacccgtttaattaaatgggtaagATTAGAGTTGATTTGTATAGTTTTATATCTGTCCTCCGACACGATCCGAACCTGACATGTGAACACGAAttgctatccaaatatatatttttgtcctGGATAAGAAATATCTCACCTGAATTGATCCGTAAGTAGAACCAAGATCGTAAAAGACGGTGGCGAGGCCTAAAGCCAATGTGACATAGATAGCTAGGCGCAGCCAGTAGTAGCCTAGATCACGATACATGTTCACGAAAGATCTTCTTGTAAGAACCAGACACTGAGTTATAAAGCCTGCGtgccttctcttcttcttctccactgcTCCACAATCCTGAAACAGAGATGTCAATTTcagtctttaatttctttttatctttatctGTGGAAAGAAATTAAGCTATAAAATGAATTCCCTGCAGCTTAATTACTTGTTCACATATTTCAGCTACTTGTCTTCCAACTTGTTGGTACGCCTCAGATGATTTATATGACTTTGTAAGAGTGACAATTGCTTCCTCTGTGGGTGTTCTTCCATCTACACCTTGCTCAAGATCCTGCAagtaattcaaataaaaaaagaagaatttctTAGATTTCTAAGGAGATTGTTTTCTAGATATATCATATCAACATGCTACTTAACATATTTCCATACGAGATCAGAACTTCAATAAGACtgaaaatattctgaaatttcCCTTACCTTATCAAAATCCTTGTTTATGGTCTTCAGGAAGTGATCAGATGGATTTTGGAGAGTCGGGCAGGGAAAGCCATTGGAAGCGAAAAACTACATTAAATTGAAACAGGGGAAAGTTTAGTTACATATTCCAACACCAAATGTTTTATATACTTTGTACACATAAACATAGATTGATAGGAATTAGGCGGACAGGCTGGCTGAACTGATCTGATAGGCCACAAATCAGTCCGAGTCCCGGTTCCATTGTGCCATGTGTAGCAGGAAATCAGGCCCAATAATAGTGAACTGTGCTACAAGCCAGATAATCATCAACCCCACTATGCCGGATACAATCCTACTTTTGGGGCATTTGGATCCTCTTTAGTTCAAgtgaactggagaggagccggtcaGTACAAATATGAAggtaaaattgttcaaaaaatatgAAAGGATAATTTTGTCCTCATGTTTGTATTGACTGGTTCCTCTCCAGTTCAactgaactggagaggatccttgtccacTTTTGGGAATGTGAGATACTTAAACTAAGGCCATCGTGGGAAATAACCCCATGATTAGGGCGGAACACAACATGAAGGTCAATCAAGGTTAAGGGGACTTTTGGCTCAAAACTCAAATCTCATACTTAGTGCATTCATCTCTCTTTCAAACAATATTTACTTAAACATCGGAATTATTCTCCGCCAACATCTACCGGCAGGCTCTACTGCTTACGTTCTTTCTTTTCTACCGATGTAAATTGGTCCAGCATTTGGCACTAGAAAACTGttgttaacatatatatatatatagcagagaTACTTGCCTCGTTGGCTAGAGAAGCAGGACCAAAATATACTGTTCTCCCGGACGACAAAAGGCAAAGATTGTGGAAAAGTTGGAAGACTTCATTGCTGGGCTGATGGATGGAAGCAATTATGGT
The sequence above is drawn from the Alnus glutinosa chromosome 11, dhAlnGlut1.1, whole genome shotgun sequence genome and encodes:
- the LOC133881678 gene encoding ABC transporter G family member 1-like, with amino-acid sequence MASLLQPNTSHYGQNQNPKTPRSASLELETIDIDPVSAGDGGVSAVRSTMPEEGSVFLTWNDLWVTVSNGKSGSRSILEGATGYARPGEVLAIMGPSGCGKSTLLDALAGRLGSNIKQSGEILINGHKQALAFGTSAYVTQDDTLMTTLTVREAVHYSAQLQLPDSMSKSEKKERADSTIIEMGLQDAMNTRIGGWGAKGISGGQKRRVSICIEILTRPKLLFLDEPTSGLDSAASYYVMSRIASLDQMDGVGRTIIASIHQPSNEVFQLFHNLCLLSSGRTVYFGPASLANEFFASNGFPCPTLQNPSDHFLKTINKDFDKDLEQGVDGRTPTEEAIVTLTKSYKSSEAYQQVGRQVAEICEQDCGAVEKKKRRHAGFITQCLVLTRRSFVNMYRDLGYYWLRLAIYVTLALGLATVFYDLGSTYGSIQARGSLLMFVATFLTFMTIGGFPSFVEDIKVFERERLNGHYGTSTYVIGNTFSAVPYLLLISLIPGAIAYYLPGLQKGAEHFIYFAAVLFVCMMLVESLMMIVASLVPNFLMGIITGAGIQGLMVLVGGFFRLPNDMPKPVWRYPFYYIAFHKYAYQGMFKNEFEGLTFLGNPAGGPRTVTGEEILRDTWEMERGYSKWVDLVILLGMVVLYRILFLVIVKSSEKIRPVLRAFLSVRPKQTATVMVNPSATPLHGESL